One part of the Desulfonema ishimotonii genome encodes these proteins:
- a CDS encoding thiamine pyrophosphate-dependent enzyme, translated as MMRTDIPQTDYMYSGHVGCPGCGATVAMKFALRALGEKTMMVIPACCWAIIAGAHPQTALKVPILHTAFETSGAAASGLRAALDMRGDTETTVVAWAGDGGTFDIGFQSLSGAAERNEDFIYVCYDNEAYMNTGVQRSSSTPYGTRTTTTPGQGWKNTRKKNIMEVLAAHRIPYAATASIAFPEDMIRKFQKAKEMKGGTRFIHVFATCPTGWRVPTDQCIKVARLAVQTNFFPLYEVEDGKHYTLNYEGDRPVQDYMSIQGRFKHLTDTDYQEIQGMVDEDRDMLLRRVGEKSLCRCA; from the coding sequence ATGATGAGAACCGATATACCTCAGACGGATTATATGTATTCCGGGCATGTGGGCTGTCCGGGATGCGGGGCCACGGTGGCCATGAAATTTGCGCTCCGGGCTCTGGGCGAAAAGACCATGATGGTCATCCCGGCCTGCTGCTGGGCCATTATCGCGGGCGCACACCCCCAGACCGCCCTGAAAGTGCCGATCCTTCACACGGCCTTTGAAACTTCGGGCGCAGCCGCCAGCGGACTCCGGGCCGCACTGGATATGCGCGGCGACACCGAAACCACGGTCGTGGCCTGGGCCGGGGACGGCGGGACTTTTGACATCGGGTTTCAGTCCCTTTCAGGCGCGGCAGAGCGAAATGAAGACTTCATTTATGTCTGCTATGACAATGAGGCCTATATGAACACGGGCGTCCAGCGCAGTTCCTCCACGCCCTACGGCACCCGGACGACGACAACGCCGGGACAGGGATGGAAAAACACGCGCAAAAAAAACATCATGGAAGTTCTGGCCGCCCATCGCATTCCCTATGCGGCCACCGCCAGCATCGCCTTTCCCGAAGATATGATCCGCAAGTTTCAAAAGGCAAAGGAGATGAAGGGCGGCACCCGGTTCATTCACGTCTTTGCCACCTGCCCCACCGGCTGGCGTGTGCCGACCGATCAGTGCATTAAGGTGGCCCGACTGGCCGTGCAGACCAATTTTTTCCCCCTGTACGAGGTGGAGGACGGAAAGCATTACACCCTCAATTATGAGGGGGACAGGCCGGTTCAGGACTACATGAGCATTCAGGGGCGGTTCAAACACCTCACGGATACGGATTATCAGGAGATCCAGGGAATGGTTGACGAAGACCGGGATATGCTGCTGCGCAGGGTGGGCGAAAAATCCCTGTGCCGATGTGCATGA
- a CDS encoding four helix bundle protein — MSSGNNLYGKAYAFAVRIVNAYRYLCSTKREFVLSKQVLRCGTSIGSNVAEANGAISKADFSAKISIAYKKCLETKYWLSLLRDTNFIDEKTYNSIFTDADELAKILFSILKTTRIRNR; from the coding sequence ATGTCGTCAGGCAATAATTTATATGGCAAAGCTTATGCTTTCGCAGTGAGGATTGTAAATGCCTACCGTTATCTCTGCTCCACAAAAAGAGAATTTGTTTTGTCAAAACAGGTGTTGCGATGCGGAACATCTATCGGTTCAAATGTGGCGGAGGCCAATGGTGCCATTTCAAAAGCAGATTTTTCCGCGAAAATTTCTATCGCATACAAAAAATGCCTGGAAACCAAATACTGGCTGTCCCTGCTGAGAGATACAAACTTTATTGATGAAAAGACATATAACAGTATCTTCACCGATGCGGACGAACTGGCAAAAATACTGTTTTCCATTCTTAAAACCACAAGAATCAGAAACAGATAA
- a CDS encoding transketolase C-terminal domain-containing protein, producing MKEVMEGSHAVSEAVRLAKVQVMSAYPITPQTHIVEALSEYCADGRMAGKFICVESEHSAMAAVIGAASGGVRTFTATSSHGLALMHELLHWSSAARLPIVMAEVNRALGPGWNIWMDQTDSLAQRDTGWIQLYCEDGQESLDTTLQAFRLAEAVSLPVMVVLDAFFLSHTYEPVDLPDQETADRFLPPFQPRIQLNTADPFAVSQMAPPPVYMEMRHDIQKAMEGVPEAFDQVEDAFESVFGRRYGAIDAVACEDAEIILVMAGTAASTCRQVVADLRERGEKIGLVKLKMFRPFPTDLIRSVLGKAKKVAVLDRNCCFGIGGIFAQEIRAALYHSDNRPPIFSYISGMGGRDITPEILEEIYRQTKESAFPEKESVWIGLNQ from the coding sequence ATGAAAGAAGTTATGGAAGGAAGCCATGCCGTTTCCGAAGCAGTCCGGCTGGCAAAGGTTCAGGTCATGTCGGCCTATCCCATCACGCCGCAGACCCATATTGTGGAAGCGCTTTCGGAATACTGCGCTGACGGCAGGATGGCCGGCAAATTCATCTGTGTGGAAAGCGAACATTCGGCCATGGCCGCCGTGATCGGCGCGGCCAGCGGCGGCGTCCGCACCTTTACGGCCACCTCCTCCCACGGGCTGGCCCTCATGCACGAGCTGCTTCACTGGTCCTCGGCCGCCCGGCTGCCCATTGTCATGGCCGAGGTAAACCGGGCCCTCGGACCGGGCTGGAATATCTGGATGGACCAGACCGACAGTCTGGCCCAGCGGGATACGGGCTGGATTCAGCTCTACTGCGAGGACGGTCAGGAATCCCTGGACACCACCCTTCAGGCGTTCCGGCTGGCCGAGGCCGTCAGCCTGCCGGTCATGGTGGTGCTGGACGCCTTTTTCCTCTCCCACACCTACGAGCCGGTGGATCTGCCGGACCAGGAGACAGCGGACCGCTTTCTGCCGCCGTTTCAGCCCCGGATTCAGCTCAACACGGCAGATCCCTTTGCGGTCAGCCAGATGGCCCCGCCCCCGGTCTACATGGAAATGCGCCACGATATCCAGAAGGCAATGGAAGGGGTGCCGGAAGCGTTTGACCAAGTGGAGGACGCCTTTGAGTCCGTATTTGGCCGTCGGTACGGGGCCATTGACGCGGTGGCCTGTGAAGACGCGGAGATCATTCTGGTCATGGCAGGAACGGCTGCCAGCACATGCAGGCAGGTCGTGGCCGATCTTCGGGAGCGGGGTGAGAAAATCGGGCTGGTCAAGCTCAAGATGTTCCGCCCGTTTCCCACGGACCTGATCCGAAGTGTGCTGGGAAAGGCAAAAAAGGTGGCCGTGCTGGACCGGAACTGCTGCTTCGGCATCGGCGGCATATTTGCCCAGGAGATCCGGGCCGCCCTGTATCACAGTGACAACAGGCCGCCGATCTTCAGCTACATCTCCGGCATGGGCGGACGGGATATCACGCCGGAGATCCTTGAAGAGATTTACCGCCAGACAAAAGAATCCGCCTTTCCCGAAAAAGAGAGCGTGTGGATAGGGCTGAATCAGTGA
- a CDS encoding 4Fe-4S binding protein: METYLSGSRKNRNPRVVAYNAINADYFSKAGRLAPPRRSPEERVQSFSEVEGAFDHASALNEAGRCFNCGICNDCDNCRLYCPELAIYLNGSRCINLDYCKGCGICVVECPRDAMSLEEEKI; this comes from the coding sequence ATGGAAACCTACCTGTCCGGCAGCCGGAAAAACCGGAACCCCCGTGTGGTCGCCTACAACGCTATCAACGCCGACTACTTTTCAAAGGCCGGACGGCTGGCCCCGCCCCGGCGTTCACCGGAAGAGCGGGTTCAGTCCTTTTCCGAGGTGGAAGGGGCATTTGATCATGCTTCGGCCCTGAATGAGGCGGGCAGATGCTTCAACTGCGGCATCTGCAATGACTGTGATAACTGCCGCCTCTACTGCCCGGAACTCGCCATCTATCTGAACGGCTCCCGGTGTATCAATCTCGATTACTGCAAGGGCTGCGGTATCTGTGTGGTCGAATGTCCCCGCGACGCCATGTCCCTGGAGGAGGAAAAAATATGA
- a CDS encoding FAD-dependent oxidoreductase, producing MTAEQETIKDIPLYISKSNVSTEMNKTGAWRFVRPGYDEKTAPCSNACPAGEDIARIEMLAGRGMFLAAWETILRENPFPAICGRVCFHPCERACNRGEMDDAIAVHNLERFIGDLAIRDAYALPHPFYGDESEAQKRAESGKRIAIAGSGPAGLSAAYFLTRLGHTCDIFEADSEPGGVLRWGIPWYRLPEDILKNEISRILDMGVTIYCNRPFDQTSLRETEGRYDAVFMGCGYGQPFSLKIPGGAYALDGLKFLHNIRDGGPDCVQGNVAVIGGGNTAIDVVRSLARMGSKPVLVYRRRQQDMPAFAHEVTMALEEGAELRELLSPIRISPIDGGFELTLQKMKIADMESETGRARVVPDGDRTETLRVDQVFTAIGADVSENWYLPPRHQDGLMTFSHTAFATRDLPTVFGGDLATPVKSATDAIASGKQAAMILDINPAKKYSKQIK from the coding sequence ATGACAGCAGAACAGGAAACCATTAAAGATATTCCACTATATATCTCAAAATCCAATGTATCAACCGAGATGAATAAAACCGGGGCCTGGCGTTTTGTGCGCCCCGGATACGATGAAAAAACCGCGCCATGCAGCAACGCCTGTCCTGCCGGAGAGGATATCGCCCGCATTGAGATGCTGGCCGGACGCGGCATGTTTCTGGCCGCATGGGAGACCATATTAAGAGAAAACCCTTTCCCGGCCATCTGCGGACGGGTCTGCTTTCATCCGTGTGAGCGGGCCTGCAACCGGGGGGAGATGGACGACGCCATTGCCGTCCACAACCTGGAGCGCTTTATCGGCGACCTGGCGATCCGGGATGCCTACGCCCTCCCGCACCCTTTTTACGGAGATGAAAGCGAGGCTCAGAAACGGGCGGAAAGCGGGAAGCGTATTGCCATTGCCGGTTCCGGCCCTGCCGGGCTTTCAGCCGCCTATTTTCTGACCCGCCTGGGCCACACCTGCGATATTTTCGAAGCGGACAGCGAGCCCGGCGGGGTGTTGCGCTGGGGAATTCCGTGGTACCGCCTGCCCGAAGACATTCTGAAAAACGAGATCTCCAGAATCCTCGACATGGGGGTGACGATCTACTGCAACCGACCCTTCGATCAGACATCCCTTCGGGAAACTGAGGGCCGCTATGACGCGGTTTTCATGGGATGCGGCTACGGACAGCCCTTCAGTCTCAAAATCCCCGGCGGGGCGTATGCACTGGACGGCCTGAAATTCCTGCACAACATCCGGGACGGCGGCCCCGACTGTGTTCAGGGAAACGTGGCCGTCATCGGCGGCGGCAATACGGCCATCGACGTGGTCCGCTCGCTGGCCCGGATGGGATCGAAACCGGTTCTGGTCTACCGCCGACGGCAGCAGGACATGCCCGCCTTTGCCCATGAAGTGACGATGGCTCTGGAAGAGGGCGCGGAACTGCGGGAACTGCTCTCGCCGATCCGCATCAGCCCCATCGACGGCGGCTTTGAGCTGACCCTTCAGAAAATGAAAATCGCGGATATGGAATCCGAAACCGGTCGGGCCCGCGTCGTGCCGGACGGCGACCGGACTGAAACCCTCCGGGTGGATCAGGTCTTCACAGCCATCGGGGCCGATGTCTCCGAAAACTGGTATCTGCCTCCCCGGCATCAGGACGGGCTGATGACCTTCAGCCACACCGCATTTGCAACCCGCGACCTGCCGACGGTGTTCGGCGGCGATCTGGCCACACCGGTCAAGAGCGCCACAGACGCCATTGCCTCGGGCAAGCAGGCCGCCATGATTCTGGATATTAACCCGGCAAAAAAATACTCGAAACAAATTAAATAA
- a CDS encoding 2-oxoacid:acceptor oxidoreductase family protein codes for MMQEIRFHGRGGQGTVVASIVLAKAFFKAGYYVQTFPVFGVERRGAPVEAYLRLDDTKILVRSNVYTPDHVLIQDPKLLESTDVTRGLKPGGWILLNAAEAPDRPEFSGYRVATVDAARIAIENHLGTRTHPMINTAMIGAFARLMKMPPMEIVAEAILREIPVKQDQNMAAARQAYEAVRF; via the coding sequence ATGATGCAGGAAATACGTTTTCACGGTCGCGGCGGACAGGGGACGGTGGTGGCGTCCATTGTGCTGGCCAAAGCATTTTTCAAGGCAGGATACTATGTCCAGACCTTTCCGGTCTTCGGGGTGGAACGGCGGGGCGCACCGGTCGAGGCCTATCTGAGGCTGGATGACACCAAGATTCTGGTGCGCAGCAATGTCTATACCCCGGACCATGTGCTGATCCAGGATCCGAAACTGCTTGAGAGTACGGACGTAACCCGGGGGCTGAAACCGGGCGGGTGGATTCTGCTCAACGCGGCAGAAGCCCCCGACCGCCCCGAATTTTCCGGATACCGGGTCGCCACGGTCGATGCCGCCAGGATCGCCATTGAGAACCACCTGGGCACCCGGACCCATCCCATGATCAACACCGCCATGATCGGGGCGTTTGCCCGGCTTATGAAAATGCCCCCCATGGAGATCGTGGCCGAAGCCATCCTCCGGGAAATCCCGGTGAAGCAGGATCAGAATATGGCGGCAGCACGCCAGGCCTATGAAGCGGTGCGGTTTTAA
- a CDS encoding diguanylate cyclase domain-containing protein: MKDPSEILLAEDAYAKAAGLAGTLECLGYTVIRTAPSGTAILEKAATETPALVLTDIFMEKGETEGTEVARQLRTRQGIPTLFLTSGAGRRIAEKAGLARDVYDCLTRPVRPRQLENAIEAVLYKNRVRQETEAYEMRCRMISDRVREWEFWRMPDGRFSYVSPSSRRVTGCSSEELLRHPDRFMEIIRQEDRAAVSSCLEKKAPESADTACEFRIVLPTGESRWIRMTCRQVFGADGTWLGWRGNGRDITDLTNIRKEIDRLSGQDMLTRLISGETLLKTLTRRLSGGPPAVPDMAVILADLDNFSEINGRFGHSFGDEVLRETARRLSACIRASDMVARTVANEFAVVLEDIPASWYACAIADKIIRALSAPIFLNGRHCTVTVSIGISLYPADGPDVETLMRKADIAMSRAKKKGKNTYFFYESCGVCRFDT; the protein is encoded by the coding sequence ATGAAAGACCCCTCCGAAATCCTGCTGGCAGAAGACGCATATGCGAAAGCTGCCGGACTGGCCGGCACACTGGAATGTCTGGGATATACCGTCATACGGACAGCGCCGTCCGGTACGGCGATCCTTGAAAAGGCAGCCACAGAAACACCTGCACTGGTGCTGACCGATATTTTCATGGAAAAAGGCGAAACGGAGGGAACTGAGGTGGCGCGCCAGCTAAGGACACGGCAGGGCATACCGACCCTGTTTCTGACGTCCGGGGCAGGCCGCCGGATTGCGGAAAAAGCAGGTCTGGCCCGGGATGTTTACGACTGCCTGACCCGTCCCGTCCGCCCCCGGCAACTGGAGAATGCCATTGAGGCCGTCCTGTATAAAAACCGGGTACGGCAGGAGACGGAGGCGTATGAAATGCGGTGCCGGATGATTTCGGACAGGGTCCGCGAGTGGGAGTTCTGGCGGATGCCCGATGGCCGGTTTTCATATGTCTCCCCCTCATCCCGGCGGGTTACAGGCTGTTCTTCGGAAGAACTGCTGCGACACCCCGACCGTTTTATGGAAATCATCCGGCAGGAAGACCGTGCAGCGGTGTCATCCTGTCTTGAAAAAAAAGCACCCGAATCCGCAGATACCGCCTGTGAATTCCGCATTGTGCTGCCCACCGGCGAAAGCCGGTGGATTCGGATGACCTGCAGGCAGGTGTTCGGAGCGGACGGCACCTGGCTGGGATGGCGGGGCAATGGCCGGGACATTACCGATCTCACAAACATCCGAAAAGAGATCGACAGGCTGTCGGGCCAGGACATGCTCACCCGCCTGATCAGCGGGGAAACGCTCCTGAAAACGCTCACCCGGCGCTTGTCCGGCGGCCCCCCGGCGGTCCCCGATATGGCGGTAATTCTCGCGGATCTGGATAATTTCAGTGAGATCAACGGACGGTTCGGCCATTCATTCGGCGATGAGGTACTCAGGGAGACGGCCAGACGCCTGTCCGCCTGCATCCGCGCCTCAGACATGGTCGCCAGGACGGTCGCAAATGAATTCGCAGTGGTTCTGGAGGATATTCCGGCAAGCTGGTACGCATGTGCGATCGCCGATAAGATCATCCGCGCCCTGTCGGCACCGATCTTCCTGAACGGCAGGCACTGCACCGTCACTGTCAGTATCGGTATCAGCCTGTACCCGGCCGATGGCCCGGACGTGGAAACCCTGATGAGAAAAGCGGACATCGCCATGTCGCGGGCCAAAAAAAAGGGTAAAAACACATATTTTTTCTATGAATCTTGCGGCGTATGCCGTTTTGATACATAA